Proteins encoded together in one Carya illinoinensis cultivar Pawnee chromosome 3, C.illinoinensisPawnee_v1, whole genome shotgun sequence window:
- the LOC122302401 gene encoding O-fucosyltransferase 9 isoform X1, with protein MHGYSRLGTGRSNATPSSSPPSSPRFRHGRGKNGGGRATKQRMVERLVFMLVSAVFRRKGVLLFAPLLYISGMLLYMGSLGFDVVSLKNTVGVVVHKRTPPGSVYRSPQVFENLWPFMEAENNGRANTLMMAWNSSVHQGWKPCVDKIISKTELPKSSGFLIIEANGGLNQQRLSICDAVAVAGLLNATLFIPIFHLNSVWRDSSKFGDIFDEDFFINALKSRVDVVKELPEEIRQRFDNNISNIVNLRVKAWSSPSHYLQKVLPKLVQMGAARIAPFSNRLAQAVPANVQKLRCLANYEALRFSEPIRMLAENMVDRMVKNSSQSGGKYVSVHLRFEEDMVAFSCCEYDGGEEEKREMDIARERSWRGKFRRRGRVIRPGVNRVDGKCPLTPLEVGMMLRGMGFDNTTSVFVAAGKIYKAEKYMAPLKQMFPRLETKDTLATPEELAPFKGHSSRLAALDYTVCLHSEVFVTTQGGNFPHFLMGHRRYLYGGHAKTIKPDKRKLALLFDNPNIRWEDFRMQMRDMLRHSDHKGVEMKKPGGSLYTFPMPDCMCKQAELRNENSNTTGLV; from the exons ATGCACGGCTACAGTCGCCTCGGAACCGGGCGGTCCAATGCGACTCCGTCGTCGTCTCCGCCGTCCTCGCCGCGGTTCCGCCACGGACGGGGTAAGAACGGCGGTGGCCGGGCCACGAAGCAGAGAATGGTGGAGAGACTGGTGTTCATGCTCGTGTCGGCGGTGTTTCGACGGAAAGGCGTGCTTTTGTTTGCTCCACTCCTGTACATTTCGGGGATGCTCTTGTACATGGGCTCGTTGGGCTTCGACGTGGTTAGTTTGAAGAATACTGTTGGCGTTGTCGTGCATAAGCGCACGCCGCCGGGCTCGGTTTATAGGAGTCCCCAGGTTTTTGAGAACCTCTGGCCTTTCATGGAGGCCGAGAACAATGGAAGAGCCAACACG TTGATGATGGCATGGAATTCAAGTGTGCATCAAGGTTGGAAGCCTTGTGTTGACAAGATTATTTCAAAAACAG aaTTGCCAAAGTCAAGTGGTTTTCTAATAATTGAAGCTAATGGTGGGTTGAATCAACAACGTTTATCG ATATGTGATGCAGTTGCGGTTGCTGGATTGCTAAATGCAACACTCTTCATTCCAATTTTCCATTTAAACAGTGTTTGGAGAGATTCCAG CAAGTTTGGTGACATATTTGATGAAGATTTCTTCATAAATGCACTCAAAAGTCGTGTTGACGTGGTGAAAGAGCTCCCAGAAGAAATACGTCAGCGGTTTGACAATAATATAAGTAACATTGTGAATTTGAGAGTAAAAGCTTGGTCAAGTCCAAGTCACTATCTCCAGAAGGTCCTTCCTAAGCTGGTGCAGATGGG TGCTGCACGCATTGCACCCTTCTCCAACAGATTGGCTCAGGCAGTTCCCGCAAACGTGCAAAAGCTTAGATGCTTAGCTAATTATGAAGCACTAAGGTTTTCCGAACCTATAAGAATGCTTGCAGAGAACATGGTTGATCGGATGGTTAAAAATAGCTCCCAGAGTGGGGGCAAATACGTTTCAGTGCATCTTCGTTTTGAAGAG GATATGGTTGCGTTTTCATGCTGTGAATATGATGGTGGGGAGGAGGAGAAACGAGAAATGGACATTGCACGAGAAAGAAGTTGGAGAGGAAAATTCAGAAGAAGGGGTCGAGTAATAAGGCCTGGTGTAAATCGGGTGGATGGAAAATGCCCTTTAACTCCATTGGAG GTCGGAATGATGCTCAGGGGCATGGGTTTTGATAATACCACCTCAGTCTTTGTTGCAGCAGGAAAAATTTATAAAGCAGAAAAATATATGGCTCCACTTAAGCAGATGTTTCCACGTTTAGAAACGAAAGACACTTTAGCAACGCCTGAAGAACTTGCTCCATTTAAG GGCCATTCATCTAGGTTGGCTGCTCTGGATTACACAGTGTGTCTTCACAGTGAAGTATTTGTCACAACTCAGGGTGGAAATTTTCCCCACTTCTTGATGGGTCACAGGCGATATTTATATGGAGGACATGCAAAAACGATCAAACCCGATAAGAGAAAATTAGCACTATTATTTGATAATCCCAACATCAG ATGGGAAGACTTCAGGATGCAGATGCGAGACATGCTTCGCCACAGTGATCATAAGGGAGTTGAAATGAAGAAACCCGGCGGGTCACTCTACACCTTTCCCATGCCAGATTGCATGTGTAAACAAGCAGAACTAAGAAATGAAAACAGTAACACGACTGGACTTGTTTGA
- the LOC122302401 gene encoding O-fucosyltransferase 9 isoform X2, with amino-acid sequence MHGYSRLGTGRSNATPSSSPPSSPRFRHGRGKNGGGRATKQRMVERLVFMLVSAVFRRKGVLLFAPLLYISGMLLYMGSLGFDVVSLKNTVGVVVHKRTPPGSVYRSPQVFENLWPFMEAENNGRANTLMMAWNSSVHQGWKPCVDKIISKTELPKSSGFLIIEANGGLNQQRLSICDAVAVAGLLNATLFIPIFHLNSVWRDSSKFGDIFDEDFFINALKSRVDVVKELPEEIRQRFDNNISNIVNLRVKAWSSPSHYLQKVLPKLVQMGAARIAPFSNRLAQAVPANVQKLRCLANYEALRFSEPIRMLAENMVDRMVKNSSQSGGKYVSVHLRFEEDMVAFSCCEYDGGEEEKREMDIARERSWRGKFRRRGRVIRPGVNRVDGKCPLTPLEVGMMLRGMGFDNTTSVFVAAGKIYKAEKYMAPLKQMFPRLETKDTLATPEELAPFKVGCSGLHSVSSQ; translated from the exons ATGCACGGCTACAGTCGCCTCGGAACCGGGCGGTCCAATGCGACTCCGTCGTCGTCTCCGCCGTCCTCGCCGCGGTTCCGCCACGGACGGGGTAAGAACGGCGGTGGCCGGGCCACGAAGCAGAGAATGGTGGAGAGACTGGTGTTCATGCTCGTGTCGGCGGTGTTTCGACGGAAAGGCGTGCTTTTGTTTGCTCCACTCCTGTACATTTCGGGGATGCTCTTGTACATGGGCTCGTTGGGCTTCGACGTGGTTAGTTTGAAGAATACTGTTGGCGTTGTCGTGCATAAGCGCACGCCGCCGGGCTCGGTTTATAGGAGTCCCCAGGTTTTTGAGAACCTCTGGCCTTTCATGGAGGCCGAGAACAATGGAAGAGCCAACACG TTGATGATGGCATGGAATTCAAGTGTGCATCAAGGTTGGAAGCCTTGTGTTGACAAGATTATTTCAAAAACAG aaTTGCCAAAGTCAAGTGGTTTTCTAATAATTGAAGCTAATGGTGGGTTGAATCAACAACGTTTATCG ATATGTGATGCAGTTGCGGTTGCTGGATTGCTAAATGCAACACTCTTCATTCCAATTTTCCATTTAAACAGTGTTTGGAGAGATTCCAG CAAGTTTGGTGACATATTTGATGAAGATTTCTTCATAAATGCACTCAAAAGTCGTGTTGACGTGGTGAAAGAGCTCCCAGAAGAAATACGTCAGCGGTTTGACAATAATATAAGTAACATTGTGAATTTGAGAGTAAAAGCTTGGTCAAGTCCAAGTCACTATCTCCAGAAGGTCCTTCCTAAGCTGGTGCAGATGGG TGCTGCACGCATTGCACCCTTCTCCAACAGATTGGCTCAGGCAGTTCCCGCAAACGTGCAAAAGCTTAGATGCTTAGCTAATTATGAAGCACTAAGGTTTTCCGAACCTATAAGAATGCTTGCAGAGAACATGGTTGATCGGATGGTTAAAAATAGCTCCCAGAGTGGGGGCAAATACGTTTCAGTGCATCTTCGTTTTGAAGAG GATATGGTTGCGTTTTCATGCTGTGAATATGATGGTGGGGAGGAGGAGAAACGAGAAATGGACATTGCACGAGAAAGAAGTTGGAGAGGAAAATTCAGAAGAAGGGGTCGAGTAATAAGGCCTGGTGTAAATCGGGTGGATGGAAAATGCCCTTTAACTCCATTGGAG GTCGGAATGATGCTCAGGGGCATGGGTTTTGATAATACCACCTCAGTCTTTGTTGCAGCAGGAAAAATTTATAAAGCAGAAAAATATATGGCTCCACTTAAGCAGATGTTTCCACGTTTAGAAACGAAAGACACTTTAGCAACGCCTGAAGAACTTGCTCCATTTAAG GTTGGCTGCTCTGGATTACACAGTGTGTCTTCACAGTGA